The following are encoded in a window of Amycolatopsis lexingtonensis genomic DNA:
- a CDS encoding SDR family NAD(P)-dependent oxidoreductase, which translates to MTDQEGRTAVVTGATSGIGLAVSKLLARQGLRVFLGARTAENVATTVKELRDAGFEADGAACDVRSGEDVTAFVRAAVDRYGPVGVLVNNAGRSGGGVTAEIADELWLDVIETNLTSVFRMTREVLTTGGMAAAGHGRIVNIASTAGKQGVVLGAPYSASKHGVVGFTKALGNELAPTGITVNAVCPGYVETPMAERVRQGYAAAYGTSEDEVLKKFEAKIPLGRYSTPDEVAGLVGYLVTDTAASITAQALNVCGGLGNF; encoded by the coding sequence ATGACCGACCAGGAAGGCCGCACCGCGGTCGTCACCGGCGCCACGAGCGGGATCGGGCTCGCGGTGAGCAAGCTGCTGGCTCGCCAGGGCTTGCGCGTGTTCCTCGGCGCGCGCACCGCCGAGAACGTCGCCACCACCGTGAAGGAACTGCGCGACGCCGGCTTCGAGGCCGACGGCGCCGCGTGCGACGTGCGGTCCGGCGAGGACGTCACCGCGTTCGTGCGCGCCGCCGTCGACCGGTACGGCCCGGTCGGCGTGCTCGTCAACAACGCCGGCCGATCGGGCGGCGGCGTCACCGCGGAGATCGCCGACGAGCTGTGGCTCGACGTCATCGAGACCAACCTCACCAGCGTGTTCCGGATGACCCGCGAGGTCCTCACCACCGGGGGCATGGCGGCGGCCGGCCACGGCCGGATCGTCAACATCGCTTCCACCGCGGGAAAACAAGGCGTCGTGCTGGGCGCGCCGTACTCGGCGTCCAAGCACGGGGTCGTCGGGTTCACCAAGGCGCTGGGCAACGAGCTGGCCCCGACCGGCATCACCGTCAACGCGGTGTGCCCCGGCTACGTGGAAACCCCGATGGCCGAACGGGTGCGGCAGGGCTACGCGGCCGCGTACGGGACGTCCGAGGACGAGGTGCTGAAGAAGTTCGAGGCCAAGATCCCGCTCGGCCGCTACTCGACGCCGGACGAGGTCGCCGGCCTCGTCGGCTACCTGGTGACCGACACCGCGGCCTCGATCACCGCG
- a CDS encoding acyl carrier protein, translating to MSDKGFTLDDLMRILREGSGDTEEPAGDPAGVEFAELGYDSLALLETAGRIEREYGLTLDESALAEATTPRALVELVNEHLAKVHA from the coding sequence ATGTCCGACAAGGGATTCACCCTCGACGACCTGATGCGGATCCTGCGCGAGGGTTCGGGGGACACCGAAGAGCCGGCCGGCGATCCCGCCGGCGTCGAGTTCGCCGAGCTGGGCTACGACTCGCTGGCGCTGCTGGAAACCGCCGGCCGGATCGAGCGCGAGTACGGCCTGACCCTCGACGAGTCCGCGCTGGCGGAGGCCACGACGCCCCGGGCGCTGGTCGAGCTGGTGAACGAGCACCTGGCGAAGGTCCACGCCTGA
- a CDS encoding ketosynthase chain-length factor has protein sequence MTAVEPRPAPDAAEHTGTGPVVVTGIGVTAPTGLDAGRHWSATRDGESAIRRITRFDPARYPARLAGQVTGFDPAEHLPGRLLPQTDLMTQLALVAADEALADAGVNPAEQPSFSMGVVTASSSGGFEFGQNELRNLWSRGGKYVSAYQSFAWFYAVNSGQISIRHGMRGPSGVVVSDQAGGLDAVAQARRQIRKGTGLVVSGGMDASICPWGWAAQLAAGTLSTSDDPRRAYLPFDAAAAGHVPGEGGALLVVEPLAAAEARGAGVYGELAGHAATFDPPPGSGGEPGLRRAIELALADAGATAAEVDVVFADAAAVPELDRAEAAAIRAVFGPHGVPVTAPKTLTGRLCSGAGALDLATALLSLRHGVIPPATGVRPAAGLDLDLVTEARERPLRSALVLARGNGFNSALLVRTVHSGKK, from the coding sequence GTGACCGCGGTCGAGCCGCGGCCGGCGCCCGACGCGGCGGAGCACACGGGCACCGGGCCGGTCGTCGTGACCGGGATCGGCGTCACGGCCCCGACCGGGCTGGACGCGGGACGGCACTGGAGCGCCACCCGCGACGGCGAGTCCGCGATCCGCCGGATCACCCGCTTCGACCCCGCCCGCTACCCGGCGCGGCTGGCCGGGCAGGTCACCGGGTTCGACCCGGCCGAGCACCTGCCGGGACGGCTGCTGCCGCAGACCGACCTGATGACCCAGCTCGCGCTGGTCGCCGCCGACGAGGCACTGGCCGACGCCGGGGTGAACCCGGCCGAGCAGCCGTCCTTCAGCATGGGCGTGGTCACCGCGAGCTCGTCCGGTGGCTTCGAGTTCGGGCAGAACGAGCTGCGCAACCTGTGGTCCCGCGGCGGCAAGTACGTCAGCGCCTACCAGTCGTTCGCGTGGTTCTACGCCGTCAACAGCGGCCAGATCTCCATCCGGCACGGGATGCGCGGGCCCAGCGGCGTGGTGGTGAGCGACCAGGCGGGCGGCCTCGACGCCGTCGCGCAGGCCCGCCGCCAGATCCGCAAGGGCACCGGCCTGGTGGTCTCCGGCGGGATGGACGCGTCGATCTGCCCGTGGGGCTGGGCGGCGCAGCTGGCCGCCGGCACGCTGAGCACGAGCGACGACCCGCGGCGGGCCTACCTGCCGTTCGACGCCGCGGCGGCCGGGCACGTGCCCGGCGAGGGCGGTGCCCTGCTGGTGGTCGAGCCGCTCGCGGCCGCCGAAGCCCGCGGCGCCGGGGTCTACGGCGAGCTCGCCGGGCACGCGGCGACCTTCGACCCGCCGCCCGGCAGCGGCGGCGAACCCGGGCTGCGACGGGCGATCGAGCTCGCGCTGGCCGACGCCGGCGCCACCGCGGCCGAGGTCGACGTCGTGTTCGCCGACGCGGCCGCCGTTCCGGAGCTCGACCGCGCCGAGGCGGCGGCGATCCGCGCCGTGTTCGGCCCGCACGGCGTACCGGTGACCGCGCCGAAGACGCTGACCGGGCGCCTGTGCTCCGGGGCGGGCGCGCTCGACCTCGCCACGGCGCTGCTTTCCCTGCGCCACGGCGTCATCCCGCCGGCCACCGGCGTCCGCCCGGCCGCCGGGCTCGACCTCGACCTGGTCACCGAGGCGCGCGAGCGCCCGCTGCGGTCGGCACTGGTCCTCGCCCGGGGCAACGGGTTCAACTCGGCGCTGCTCGTCCGCACCGTCCACAGTGGAAAGAAGTGA
- a CDS encoding beta-ketoacyl-[acyl-carrier-protein] synthase family protein, with product MTARRVVVTGVGVTAPGGVGVKDFWSLLSEGRTATRRISFFDPSPFRSQVAAEIDFDAELLGLSPQEIRRMDRAAQLAVVTAREAVADSGLEFAGLPPHRLGVTVGSAVGATTGLDQEYRTVSDGGRLELVDHEYAVPHLYNYFVPSSFAAEVAWTVGAGGPVSVVSTGCTSGLDAVGHATELIREGSADVVLAGATDAPISPITVACFDAIKATTPRNDDPEHASRPFDGTRNGFVLGEGSAMFVLEELESARRRGAQVYAEVAGFASRCNAYHMTGLRPDGREMAEAIRVALGEARLAPEAVDYVNAHGSGTRQNDRHETAAFKLSLGEHAHRVPVSSVKSMVGHSLGAIGSIEVAASVLAMRENVVPPTANLHTPDPECDLDYVPVTAREHRTDTVLSVGSGFGGFQSAIVLTRPGAAA from the coding sequence GTGACGGCCCGGCGCGTGGTCGTGACCGGCGTCGGGGTCACCGCGCCCGGCGGCGTCGGCGTGAAGGACTTCTGGAGCCTGCTGTCCGAAGGGCGGACCGCGACGCGGCGGATCAGCTTCTTCGACCCGTCGCCGTTCCGGTCCCAGGTGGCCGCGGAGATCGACTTCGACGCGGAGCTGCTCGGGCTGAGCCCGCAGGAGATCCGGCGGATGGACCGCGCGGCGCAGCTCGCCGTGGTCACCGCGCGCGAAGCGGTGGCCGACAGCGGGCTGGAGTTCGCCGGCCTGCCCCCGCACCGGCTCGGCGTGACGGTCGGCAGCGCGGTCGGCGCGACGACCGGGCTGGACCAGGAGTACCGGACCGTGTCCGACGGCGGCCGGCTGGAGCTCGTCGACCACGAGTACGCCGTGCCGCACCTGTACAACTACTTCGTCCCCAGCTCCTTCGCCGCGGAAGTGGCCTGGACGGTCGGGGCGGGCGGCCCGGTCTCGGTGGTGTCCACCGGCTGCACGTCCGGGCTCGACGCGGTCGGCCACGCGACCGAGCTGATCCGCGAAGGCAGCGCCGACGTCGTGCTGGCCGGCGCCACCGACGCGCCGATCAGCCCGATCACGGTCGCCTGCTTCGACGCGATCAAGGCGACCACCCCGCGCAACGACGACCCGGAGCACGCTTCGCGGCCGTTCGACGGCACCCGCAACGGGTTCGTGCTCGGCGAGGGGTCCGCGATGTTCGTGCTGGAGGAACTGGAAAGCGCTCGCCGCCGCGGCGCCCAGGTGTACGCCGAGGTCGCCGGGTTCGCCTCGCGGTGCAACGCCTACCACATGACCGGCCTGCGCCCGGACGGCCGCGAAATGGCCGAGGCGATCCGGGTGGCGCTCGGCGAAGCCCGGCTGGCCCCCGAAGCCGTCGACTACGTCAACGCGCACGGCTCGGGCACCCGCCAGAACGACCGGCACGAAACGGCCGCCTTCAAGCTGAGCCTGGGGGAGCACGCCCACCGGGTCCCGGTCAGCTCGGTGAAGTCGATGGTCGGCCACTCGCTCGGCGCGATCGGCTCGATCGAGGTCGCCGCGTCGGTGCTGGCGATGCGCGAAAACGTCGTGCCGCCGACGGCGAACCTGCACACCCCCGACCCCGAGTGCGACCTCGACTACGTCCCGGTGACCGCGCGCGAGCACCGGACCGACACCGTGCTGTCGGTCGGCAGCGGCTTCGGCGGGTTCCAGAGCGCGATCGTGCTGACCCGGCCCGGGGCGGCGGCGTGA
- a CDS encoding TcmI family type II polyketide cyclase, which translates to MHSTLIVARMRPDAGQAVAELFGEFDAGEMPHRMGTRRRQLFSYRGLYFHLQDFDAEDGGERIETAKGDPRFVRISEDLKPHIDAYDPDTWRSPKDAMAECFYRWSAE; encoded by the coding sequence ATGCACAGCACCCTGATCGTGGCCCGCATGCGCCCGGACGCGGGCCAGGCGGTCGCCGAGCTGTTCGGCGAGTTCGACGCCGGCGAAATGCCCCACCGGATGGGGACCCGGCGGCGCCAGCTGTTCAGCTACCGGGGGCTCTACTTCCACCTGCAGGACTTCGACGCCGAGGACGGCGGCGAGCGGATCGAGACGGCGAAGGGCGACCCCCGGTTCGTCCGGATCAGCGAGGACCTCAAGCCGCACATCGATGCCTACGACCCGGACACCTGGCGCTCGCCCAAGGACGCCATGGCGGAGTGCTTCTACCGCTGGAGCGCGGAGTGA
- a CDS encoding FAD-dependent monooxygenase: MDAPVVIAGAGPAGLMLAGELRLAGIGVVVLERLPARTGESRGLGFTARTMEVFDQRGLLRRFGEVQTSDQGHFGGIPVDFGLLDGAHQAAKTIPQSATEAVLEAWAGELGADIRRGHELTGVRDDGDGVTVTVRGPAGEYVLRAGWLVGCDGGRSTVRKAVGFDFPGTAATREMFLADLRGVDLEPRMIGESLPGGMVMVGPLPGGVTRIIVCEREAPPRRRTGPPPFHEVADAWKRITGIDISAAEPVWLSAFGDATRQVTEYRRGRVLLAGDAAHVHLPAGGQGMNAGIQDAVNLGWKLAAVVRGTARADLLDTYHGERHPVGVRLLMNTRAQGLLFLNGAEMQPLRDVLAELTGYPDVARHLAAMVSGLEITYDVGGGSHPWLGRRLPRLELDRGGRSSSTAELLRPARGLLLDFAGNATLRDRAAAWTGRIDVVTARPVAGPVPGGTTAVLVRPDGHVAWAAPGTHADLPMALERWFGPAHR, encoded by the coding sequence ATGGACGCGCCCGTCGTCATCGCCGGGGCCGGCCCCGCCGGTCTCATGCTGGCCGGTGAGCTGCGCCTGGCCGGGATCGGCGTGGTGGTGCTCGAACGGCTGCCCGCCCGCACCGGGGAATCGCGCGGGCTCGGCTTCACCGCACGCACCATGGAGGTGTTCGACCAGCGCGGCCTGCTCCGCCGGTTCGGCGAGGTCCAGACCAGCGACCAGGGGCACTTCGGCGGCATCCCGGTCGACTTCGGCCTGCTGGACGGCGCGCACCAGGCGGCGAAGACCATCCCGCAGTCGGCGACCGAAGCGGTCCTGGAGGCGTGGGCCGGCGAACTCGGCGCCGACATCCGGCGCGGGCACGAGCTGACCGGGGTCCGCGACGACGGCGACGGCGTGACGGTCACCGTGCGCGGCCCGGCCGGCGAGTACGTCCTGCGGGCCGGGTGGCTCGTGGGCTGCGACGGCGGCCGCAGCACCGTGCGGAAGGCCGTCGGCTTCGACTTCCCCGGCACCGCCGCGACGCGGGAGATGTTCCTCGCCGACCTGCGCGGCGTCGACCTGGAACCCCGGATGATCGGCGAGAGCCTGCCGGGCGGGATGGTGATGGTCGGGCCGCTGCCCGGCGGGGTCACCCGGATCATCGTCTGCGAGCGCGAAGCACCACCGCGGCGGCGGACCGGCCCGCCGCCGTTCCACGAGGTCGCCGACGCGTGGAAACGCATCACCGGCATCGACATCTCGGCCGCCGAACCGGTCTGGCTGAGCGCCTTCGGCGACGCCACCCGGCAGGTCACCGAATACCGGCGCGGCCGCGTCCTGCTCGCCGGCGACGCCGCGCACGTCCACCTCCCCGCGGGCGGGCAGGGCATGAACGCCGGCATCCAGGACGCGGTGAACCTCGGCTGGAAACTGGCCGCGGTCGTGCGCGGCACCGCGCGAGCGGACCTGCTGGACACCTACCACGGCGAGCGGCACCCGGTCGGCGTCCGGCTGCTGATGAACACCCGGGCGCAGGGGCTGCTTTTCCTCAACGGCGCGGAAATGCAGCCCCTGCGCGACGTGCTCGCCGAGCTGACCGGCTACCCCGACGTGGCCCGGCACCTCGCCGCGATGGTCAGCGGACTGGAGATCACCTACGACGTCGGCGGCGGGAGCCACCCGTGGCTCGGGCGCCGGCTGCCGCGGCTGGAGCTCGACCGCGGGGGCCGTTCCTCGTCCACGGCCGAACTGCTGCGCCCCGCCCGCGGCCTGCTGCTCGACTTCGCCGGCAACGCGACGCTGCGCGACCGGGCGGCGGCCTGGACCGGCCGGATCGACGTCGTCACCGCCCGCCCGGTCGCCGGGCCGGTCCCCGGCGGCACCACCGCCGTCCTCGTCCGCCCGGACGGCCACGTGGCCTGGGCGGCACCGGGCACGCACGCCGACCTGCCGATGGCGCTCGAGCGCTGGTTCGGGCCGGCGCACCGCTAG
- a CDS encoding response regulator transcription factor — protein MHVLVVEDDEKGAAVLVDGLRRSGHEATGVSTGAEALEKHWDADLILLDLGIADIDGFEVCRRIRNARDAPIIAFTERGTEADRVLGLRAGADDCLDKPCGFWELMARIEAVTRRVRGRAGSDGALVVRGPLRIDATTRRVRLGGASIEMTRKEFDLLYRLASEPGVVFSRRRLMAEIWGDPMTHTADTKVSRTIDTHVSVLRRKLGSNRWIRTVHGVGFCFTGN, from the coding sequence ATGCATGTGCTGGTGGTGGAGGACGACGAAAAAGGCGCGGCCGTCCTGGTCGACGGACTGCGCCGCTCCGGGCACGAGGCCACCGGGGTCTCGACCGGGGCCGAAGCGCTCGAAAAACATTGGGACGCCGATCTGATCCTGCTCGATCTCGGCATCGCGGACATCGACGGGTTCGAGGTCTGCCGCCGGATCAGGAATGCCAGGGACGCGCCGATCATCGCGTTCACCGAACGCGGTACCGAAGCCGACCGGGTGCTCGGGCTCCGGGCCGGCGCGGACGATTGCCTGGACAAGCCGTGCGGTTTCTGGGAACTGATGGCCCGCATCGAAGCGGTCACCCGGCGGGTGCGCGGCCGGGCCGGTTCGGACGGGGCGCTGGTCGTGCGCGGCCCGCTGCGGATCGACGCGACCACCCGGCGGGTGCGCCTCGGCGGCGCGTCCATCGAGATGACGCGCAAGGAGTTCGACCTGCTGTACCGCCTGGCCAGCGAGCCGGGCGTGGTGTTCTCGCGGCGCCGGCTGATGGCCGAGATCTGGGGCGACCCGATGACGCACACGGCCGACACGAAGGTCAGCCGCACGATCGACACGCACGTCAGCGTGCTGCGCCGGAAACTGGGCTCGAACCGGTGGATCCGCACCGTCCACGGCGTGGGGTTCTGCTTCACCGGAAACTGA
- a CDS encoding MFS transporter, whose amino-acid sequence MTDTQGPHHSPVQLRRAVLSSYLGSVIEYYDFLLYATASAVVFSKVFFSGLDPVVGTIASLGTFTTGYLARPLGGIVFGHFGDLLGRKRMLVITMTMMGIASALIGVLPTYAQAGALAPILLVVLRVLQGIAVGGEWGGAVLMSAEHATTRRGLWASFTNAGAPSGMVVSTLMLTLMAAVTTDAQFLAWGWRVPFLLSVVLLAIGLFVRLKVTETPVFAATSRPSRAPLVEVLRRHPKNLLLAVGVGFGAFVAQGTLTTYVLAYAVGQGFARQTVLNAITVSSVGAVAGIIGFSALSDRVGRRPVVVGGAVATAIVGFLLFPMVDSHSAGLLLLALVLGQSIAHPAMYGPLAALCTELFGTRARYTGASLGYQIAGLGAGVAPVVFASIAGAGTLVISVVIAACCLLTVLSVLALAESHRSDLADPDGAEVPAPEGIRGTR is encoded by the coding sequence ATGACGGACACCCAGGGCCCCCACCATTCGCCCGTGCAGCTGCGCCGGGCGGTGCTGTCCAGCTACCTGGGCAGCGTGATCGAGTACTACGACTTCCTGCTCTACGCCACGGCGTCGGCCGTGGTGTTCTCCAAGGTCTTCTTCTCCGGCTTGGACCCGGTGGTCGGCACGATCGCGAGCCTGGGCACCTTCACCACCGGCTACCTGGCCCGCCCGCTCGGCGGGATCGTGTTCGGGCACTTCGGGGACCTGCTCGGCCGCAAGCGGATGCTCGTGATCACCATGACGATGATGGGCATCGCGAGCGCGCTGATCGGCGTGCTGCCCACCTACGCCCAGGCCGGCGCCCTGGCGCCGATCCTGCTGGTCGTGCTGCGCGTGCTGCAGGGCATCGCGGTCGGCGGGGAGTGGGGCGGCGCGGTGCTGATGTCGGCCGAGCACGCCACCACCCGCCGCGGCCTGTGGGCGAGCTTCACCAACGCCGGCGCCCCCAGCGGCATGGTCGTCTCCACGCTGATGCTCACGCTCATGGCCGCGGTGACGACCGACGCGCAGTTCCTGGCGTGGGGCTGGCGGGTCCCGTTCCTGCTCAGCGTGGTGCTGCTCGCCATCGGCCTGTTCGTGCGGCTGAAGGTGACCGAGACGCCGGTCTTCGCTGCGACGAGCCGCCCGTCGCGCGCCCCGCTGGTGGAGGTGCTCCGGCGGCACCCGAAGAACCTGCTGCTGGCGGTGGGCGTCGGCTTCGGCGCGTTCGTCGCGCAGGGCACGCTCACCACCTACGTGCTGGCCTACGCGGTCGGCCAGGGCTTCGCGCGCCAGACCGTGCTCAACGCGATCACCGTGTCGTCGGTGGGGGCGGTGGCCGGGATCATCGGGTTCTCGGCGCTTTCGGACCGGGTCGGGCGCCGCCCGGTGGTCGTCGGGGGCGCGGTGGCCACCGCGATCGTCGGGTTCCTGCTGTTCCCGATGGTCGACAGCCACTCGGCGGGGCTGCTGCTCCTGGCGCTCGTGCTCGGGCAGTCGATCGCGCACCCGGCGATGTACGGGCCGCTGGCCGCGCTGTGCACCGAACTGTTCGGCACGCGCGCCCGCTACACCGGCGCGTCGCTCGGCTACCAGATCGCCGGGCTCGGTGCCGGCGTCGCCCCGGTGGTGTTCGCGAGCATCGCCGGCGCCGGCACGCTGGTGATCTCCGTGGTGATCGCCGCGTGCTGCCTGCTCACCGTGCTCAGCGTGCTCGCGCTGGCCGAAAGCCACCGCAGCGATCTCGCCGACCCGGACGGCGCCGAGGTGCCCGCGCCGGAGGGGATCCGCGGGACCAGGTGA
- a CDS encoding PaaX family transcriptional regulator C-terminal domain-containing protein has product MTTVAEHATEQGDDLSPGGTPRPQALLLAFLGAHVLGHDVQVATASVLEVLGRAGVSEHAARSTLSRMARRDLLRRTRRGRNVYIGLTGRSRAILLDGAHRIWHLGAVDHEWDGTWTLLGFSMPESWQRQRHVLRSRLLWAGFGSLQSGLWIAPSTVDTAPLLDGLGTDGHVKVFQARALPPTEVAEIVQEAWDLERIASQYRGFLSRWNETGEAAAQAPDSLARHLRLEADWLQTIRTDPRLPRGLLPDDWPAEPAQDLFRGASTELKRAAQTIAAGILDTIPEEQDGEDG; this is encoded by the coding sequence GTGACCACCGTGGCCGAGCACGCGACCGAGCAGGGTGACGACCTCTCCCCCGGCGGGACGCCGCGCCCGCAGGCGCTGCTGCTCGCGTTCCTCGGCGCGCACGTCCTCGGCCACGACGTCCAGGTGGCCACGGCGAGCGTGCTCGAGGTGCTGGGCCGGGCCGGGGTCTCCGAGCACGCGGCCCGCTCGACGCTGAGCCGGATGGCCCGGCGCGACCTGCTGCGGCGCACCCGCCGCGGCCGCAACGTCTACATCGGACTGACCGGCCGGTCGCGCGCGATCCTGCTCGACGGCGCGCACCGCATCTGGCACCTCGGCGCGGTCGACCACGAGTGGGACGGCACGTGGACCCTGCTCGGCTTTTCGATGCCGGAGTCGTGGCAGCGCCAGCGCCACGTGCTGCGCTCACGCCTGCTGTGGGCCGGGTTCGGCAGCCTGCAGAGCGGCCTGTGGATCGCACCCTCCACAGTGGACACGGCACCGCTGCTGGACGGCCTGGGCACCGACGGTCACGTCAAGGTGTTCCAGGCCCGCGCCCTGCCGCCGACGGAGGTCGCCGAGATCGTGCAGGAGGCGTGGGACCTCGAGCGCATCGCGAGCCAGTACCGCGGTTTCCTGAGCCGCTGGAACGAAACGGGCGAAGCGGCGGCACAGGCGCCGGACAGCCTGGCCCGCCACCTCCGCCTGGAAGCCGACTGGCTGCAGACGATCCGCACCGACCCCCGGCTCCCCCGCGGCCTCCTGCCCGACGACTGGCCCGCGGAGCCGGCCCAGGACCTCTTCCGCGGCGCGAGCACCGAACTGAAGCGCGCGGCGCAAACGATCGCCGCCGGCATCCTCGACACGATCCCCGAAGAGCAGGACGGAGAAGACGGCTAA